The nucleotide sequence GCCGACGCATCCCTTGATTGGGCTGGGCGCGCCGCAGCAGATCGAGCCCCAGTCTCCGGGAAAGAACCTGATGGCTCAGGCACACCGCGAGAAACGGACGCTGTTCGGCGAGCAGCGTCCCTATGGTGTTGTCGAGAGAAGCGATGCGGGGATCGCCGACGTCACACGGGTCGCCGGGACCGGGACCCATCACGACAAGGTCGAACTGATCCGGGTCGAGCGGTTCATCGAAACGTCGCACCACCACCCCGAGACCGAGCGACTGCAACTGGTGCCGTATCATTGAGGTGAAGGCATCCTCGGCGTCCACGATCACCGCGTTCAACCCAGCGAGGTCGAATTGCGGTCGGACGCGCTGTCGGCCGTCCTTGAGCCAGAATGCGGAAATCTCGCTGTTGCGGGCGGCCAGGAGGCTGCAAATGACGCCATCGCGCGCGAATTCGGCAAATTGACCTACAATCCGGCTGGCCGCCGCTGCCGCAGGTGCAGCCTGGTCGGTACCGCTGCCGGTCATCGCCTGCAGCAGGCCGGATGCCTTGGTCTTCGTCTCCGCCGCTTCCGAGGCCGGATTGGAGTCCCGCACCAGCGTCGAGCCGACGCCGATGCGAATATGGCCTTCACAGCTGATGTCGGCGGTGCGGATGAGGATCGCCGAGTCGAGCGCGTGACCGCCCACGCTGTTGCGGCCGATCAGGGCGATGATCCCGCTGTAATAGCCGCGCCCGTGGGGCTCGTGCTTCTTGATAACGCGGCAGGCGTTTTCAAGCGGGCTGCCGGTCACGGTGGGGGCAAACAGCGTCTCTTTGAGGATCTCAGCCGGCCGGAGGCAGCAGGCGCCCGTGATGTGATATTCGGTGTGCGCCAGCCGGGACATTGGCTTGATCGTCGGCCCGTCGATGGTGCCGCCGGTGTCGCAGATGCGAGCCATCATCTTCAGCTCTTCATCCACGACCATGTAGAGTTCGTCGGCCTCCTTGCTGTCGGCGAGGAACGACCGGACGCCCTCCAGCGTCGGGCCAGATGGGGGATACCGGTAAGTGCCGCTGATCGGATTCATCACGGCCACGCCATGGCAAAGGCTGACATGCCTTTCTGGCGAGGCGCCCACGAACGTGCGATCGCCCGTGTGGGCGATGAACGTCCAATACGCTCCGGTTTCAAGCATCATCAGGCTTCGGAACACCGAGAGCGCGGTGAGATTGTCGAAACCGTCGATCGTGGCGAGATAAGACCGCTTCAGGACGAAGTTCGCGCCGGCTCCCCCGCCGATTTCGTCGTGAATGATTTTCCGCGCGATTCCCGCATATGCTTCGTCATCGAGATCGTATCGTTCGTTGCGAAGTTCGATCTTGGAATCGGGAAGCCTGCGCAGAAGTTCGTCTAACGGAAACCGCGCACAGTCTTTGATAGTGATCAGGCGGAGCGCCTCGCCGTCATCGATATAGTCATATCCACGTTCGCGAATTTGCCGGAACGGTACGATGGCCAGCACCCCGTGCTCCGGGAGAACCGGGTTCGGGGGGCTAATTTCGGTCGCAAGATCGGCGAGCGTGTCGGCGATTTCGCTGTCCCCAACCAAGACATCGATGAGGCCGGCGCCACCATCGGCCAGATTGCGCTGGATCAACGCATATGGCGGTGGCGCGCTGGAGATAATCGCATCAAGAAGGGCGTCGGCGTCTCGGCTTGAGGGCGTCAAGGGAGCACCTCTTCGACCGTTGTCACATGCGCACAACGCTGCGCCGCATAGGTGAGCGTTGAGCGATGGAAGTCCTCCGAAAAATCCGCCGTCGCATCGGCGACCAGGAAAGGCTTGATATCGTTCGAAAAGGCATCGACAGCGGTCGCGATGACTCCGACATGCGCATAGACGCCGCATAAGATGATCTGGTCGCGCCGGGCAGCTTTCATCCGGGCAAGTAAATCGGACCGGAAGAAGGCACTATAGCGCCACTTGGTCAGTATCCAGTCGCCCGGCTCCGGCCTCAATTCGTCAACGACGTTACGATCCTCGGGCGCGACTTTCATGCCGGGGCCCCAAAAATCTTTCAGCAATCCCCGCTCGGTGTCGTTCATTCCGCCAGGCTGGGCCGAATAGGCGATCGGGACCTTATGGCTCACCAGAACCTGGCGAAGTATCTTGATGTTATTGATCAGCAGATAGCGCATACGGTCGTCAAAGAACCCGACAAAGTACCGCTGCATGTCGTGGATCAATAGAACGGCGCGTTCCATGTCCACTTTCCAATGCGTGATGTTGGCGGGAAGGCTGCTTCCCGACGGCAGTGGGTAGGAAATCAGCGAGGGTATAGCGCTCATGGCGTCCTCGTTTAAGTTCCGGGTCCAATGCGGCTGCCTTTGAACTTGCGGGGCGTTGCGCAAACCAGTTGCGGAGGAAGCGAGCTTCCGATACCAAGCGCAGGAAAAATAGCACCTGATGGCATATTTCGGCAAGCGAAAACCGTCATTGACTGACATTTGGCATTGCGAGAAATTTTTTGATGCCGGGCGGTGGCCGAGGGAATTTTTCCGCTAAAATTGCCGTGTGAGGCGACATTCCGCGGACGGCATGCGTGGTGGCGGGGCGGCGCCTAGCACATAAATAAGATCGTGCCTTTCATGGAGCGAAGGGCCACAAAGACACGGAGTTTTTGTAGTCGTGAAAGATTGTTCTGCCCTTGGCCGGAGAGAACGCAAGAAGATGGAGCTGCGCGCAGCGCTAGTCGAGGCAGCATATGCGCTGTTCGAGGAGAAAGGATTTGACGAGACTCGAATCGATGACATCACCAACGACGTTGACGTGTCAGCGCGGACTTTCTTTCGTTACTTCTCGTCGAAGGAGGACGTCGTTCTTGATTATTATGCCGTCGAGCACGAGGAGATCGTCGCGGCGCTGAAGGAGCGCCCGATCGATGAGCCGATCATCACCGCCTTGAGACGGGCAACCGTCACCGTTACCAAGGGGTGCGAAGAGGGCTTTTACGGCGTTGATGGCGACCGTTTCCGCACGTTGCGGGCGCTTATTCGCACCCATCCCCTCATACGGGCACGGAGCCTGGAGCAAGCACACTCCCGCAAAGGCGAGTTGGTCTCCGTAATTGCCGAGCGACTTGGCGTCGATCCCAGAACGGACATCAAGGCTAGTGTCTTAGCAGAAGTTTTAGAGTTTGCGGCAAGTGCGGCCTATGACATATGGCGACAGCCGCAGGCGCAGGGCGTTTCGTATTACGAGGTGCTTGACGATGTGTTCGGGTTGCTGGAAGGCGGAATCAATTTTATCAAAACTTGATTTTTACCTGTAACTGAACCGCCCCGGGTTTGCCCCGCGTGAGCCGCGAGGAAGTTCAGGGCGGGGTGATGGCCGATTCTCAGATGCAACTCCTGCGCAACAAGCCCGCCTCGCAGCAAGCGAAGCACAGGCGCAGGCTGCGATCCGCCCTGTCCAGCAACTCGACCCCGCCTGGCGACCAACTCCAAGTTTGACAGAGACTATCGAAGGAGAGGTCGCGGCAAACGAGGCTATTGCGCGTGAGGCGGAAGCACGCGAACATAAATTGCGGAGCGTCGGAATTGGCCCGGGACCCTTTGCGTGCGAATCGATTCCAGCGCGAGGTACTGACCGCAATTACACATCTGAGGAACGAGCATCCATCAACGAAATCGGTCGCGCCCGCGGATGTCACACCTGCGGGAAGACCGATCCTGGCACTGGCTCTGGAAATTTTGTACCTGACCATCAACTCCCTAGCGCACTCGTGCCGCTTGGCACGCCCCAACGGCTGTATCCACAATGCCTCGCCTGCAGCTACCGGCAAGGAGGCTGGACCCGTCAGCTCAGGAGCAAGCAACCCCGATGACTGAAACGTGCAAGATCTCGCCGCCAAACTCGCTGATCTTCATCTCGGATCGCGATGGAGGCGTTCCACCCGAGCCGGTTCTAGGCCCTCTCATCCTGTCGACGTCCTCCTGCATTTCTGTCGGCTGTCTGGCTGAAATGGACGGTGAGACGGAGATCACGCTTGGGGCCGCCGGTTCTGTCGCGCCCAATGGTCCGCCGGCCTTCGATGGAGATCTGGAGACCCCTTCGGGAGTCGTTGTTGTCTCGACCGTCGAGTACGAAGAAGTCTTATGCGCCTCGACGCCGACGCCGCGAACGCGTGTGCGGATCTGGATAAATCGTCCCCGCGAGCCCGATCGGATCGTGATCGGGCTCGGCCTGCGGTAAAAATGTTGCCGCGCTCGCCTGTTCTGAAATCCGTCGCCCGTGGTGGTTTGGCGATGAGCGCCGCACGAGCGACGGGCTATCTGCGGACCGTGAGGGAAAGCCTTCGCGGATTCTGGACTTTTCCGCACGGCGGAAACCGAGCCAGCGTATCCACGAGCATCCAGCCCTGGCCATTGCGGCATTGGCGCATTCGGCGTGTGGTGTGGTGGCTTTGGCGGCGCTGTCGCTGATTGCGTGCTGTGTCGTCGAATCGGCGGCAATGGCGGAGCCGGAGGGATTCGAACCCTCGATAGGGCTTTTCGACCCTATAACGGTTTAGCAAACCGCCGCCTTCAGCCTCTCGGCCACAGCTCCATCACGCCTGCTATGCCTGACGATGGCGAGACTGGCAAGCGCGACTGTTCAAACTCCAGGGCGCCGAACTCGGGTTAACGGCGGTTTCGAGGTTGCGGAAGGTCTGATTCGATGAGGGGCCTCGATTCGGAGCCCCGCCATGAGCCTTGATGGCCTGAGCCTTGATGCCCTGCTTGTCCCTGAGAAGTCGCGCCTGAAGGTGCTGCTCGACCACCTGTCGGTGATCGAGGACCCACGCGAGGCGTGGCGGGTGGCTCACCCGCTGCCGGAGGTGCTGCTTTTGGTGGTGTGCGGCACCTTGGCGGACTGCGACGACTACGAGGGGATCGCCGAGTGGGGCGAGACGCATCTGTCGTTTCTGCGCCGCTTCCTGCCCTACCACCACGGGGTACCGGGGGCGCGCTGGCTGACCCTGCTGATGAACCGCATCGACCCGGACCTGTTCGCGGCGGCGTTCACGGCGTGGGTTCGGGAGAGCTGGCCGGATCGCCCGGACCTGGTCGCGATCGACGGCAAGACCTCGCGGCGCAGCCACGACCGCGGGGCCGGCAAGGCGCCGCTCCATCTCGTCTCGGCGTTCGCCACCACCCGCCGCCTGGTGCTCGGCCAGGAGGCGGTCGCCGACAAGAGCAGCGAGACCACGGCGATCCCCCTCCTGATCGAGCGGCTCGCCGCCGCCGGCGGCCTCGACGGCACCCTGATCTCGATCGACGCCATCGCCACCAATCCGACCATCGCCACCGCCATCCGAGGCGCCAAGGCCGACTATCTGCTCGCCGTGAAGGCCAACCAGCCGACCCTGCGGGCCGAGATCGAGAGCTTCTTCGCCGAGGCGCCCGCGGCCGAGACCGAGAGCGTCACCGACCTCGACAAGGGCCATGGCCGCATCGAGAGCCGCACCGTCACGGTTGCCCGCGAGGTCGATTGGCTGAAGGGGGACCGGCGTTTTCCCGGCGAATTGCGGCTGCCCGACGTCGCCACCATCGTGCGCGTCGCATCGCGCGCCGAGCTCGCCGACCGCTGCCGTTTCGAGACCCGATACTACGTCTCCTCGGCCGCGCTCTCGGCAACCGCTGCCGCCGAGGCCGTGCGAAGCCACTGGGCGATCGAGAACAGCCTGCACTGGGTCCTCGACGTCACCTTCGGCGACGACCAGTCCCGCCTGCGCAAGGGACACGGCGCCAGGAACATGGCTGTCGTCCGCCACTTCGCCTTCAATCTCCTGCGCGCCGTCACCGACAAGAAAAGTCTCAGGCTCAGGCGAAAGCGCGCTGGCTGGGACCCCCAATATTGCGCCCAAGTTCTCGGACACAGGGCGCGTTAACCCGGATTCGGTGCCCTGGTTCAAACTCGGCGATTGTCCCGTTCGCAGCGCGGTGGCGGACGCTTGTTCGTCGGCGGCGCGATGGTTTCTGCACCGATCGCGACCGCGTCAGCCGTCACGGGATACCGTTAATGCGTCTTGGCCCATTCACGGGCGGCGCGCAGGGCGGTCGCGATTTCGGCGTCGGTCATCTCGGCCGCCAGCTCCCGGCGCAGCCGCGCCGCTTCGCCATTTCCGCGCATCGCCGCCAGATTGAACCATTTGTGGGCCGTCACCCGGTCGGTCTTCACCGAGGCGCCCGTCGAGTACATCAGGCCCAGTCGGTAGAAAATGTCGCCCGACGCCTGCCCGGCGGCGATCGCGGCGGTCTCCAGTTCGGCGATCTCGTAACGCGCCATCGTGCTCTCCCGTCGAAGGCCGGCGGACTGGCCGGCATCGTTGCCCGTGCGCCTCCCAGCGCCGACAGGATTATAATGATGGCAACAATTGAATCGCTGTTTAAGCGTTTTGCCTAATAAAAACTTCTTTCGACAAAGCCGTGCCGACGTCTTTACCTGTCATTAAATGCGTGCGCCGCGTTTTGGCGGTCGGAATGCGCGTGATGGGACGCGAGATCCCGGCGCGCTTCCGGATTGAAAGCTTCGGTTAACGATACGTCGGCGCGCGTTATTGTCCGATTAACCGGATGCCGGGGAGGGAACCCGGCATCGGCCGGACGCTTGGTGCGGGCGCCACCATCTTGCGCCAACGCGGCCGCTGGCCTAGTGGTCGATGTCCGTCATCGGCCTACCTTCGCGGCGCGCTCGCATCAAGCCATTGATCGGACCGGGATTTTCGCTCCGCTGCTCCAGCCCGCGTCCGGCGGCGGGGACGGCGCGGGCCAGCCACTCGGGCGGGAGAGCCATGACCGCGACCACCACCGCACCGGCGCCGAACACCACGCTGATCGCCGACCTGGGCGGAACCAACGCGCGTTTCGCCCTGTTTGGCGCCGACAAGGTCGGCCCCATCGTGCGTTTGGCGGTGGCCGACCACGCCAGCCTGCCGGCGGCGATCGCGAGCTTCCTGGCCAAGGCGGCGCCGGCGCACCCGCCCACCCGCGCGGTGCTGGCGATCGCCGGCCCGGTCGACGACGGCCGCGCCGTTTTCACCAACGCCGACTGGATCGCCGATGCCCAGCAGCTCGGCCGCACCTTCGGCTTCAGCTCGGTGCGGCTGGTCAACGATTTCGCCGCCCAGGCCTGGGCGCTGCCCCACCTCGGCGGCGGCGACCTGTTTGCGCTCGGCGGCGAGGCTTCGGTGCCGGGCGCGCCGATGGTGGTGCTGGGGCCGGGCACCGGCCTCGGCGTTGCCGCGCTGGTGCCGACGCCGGCCGGCGGCATCGTGATCTCGACCGAGGGCGGCCACGTCACCTTGCCCGGCACCTCGCCGCGCGAGGACGCCATCATCGCGGTGCTGCGCGCCAAGCTCGGCCACGTCTCGGCCGAGAGCGTGCTGTCCGGGCCGGGCCTGGTGCATCTGCACGACGCCATCGCCACCCTGGACGGCGCCTGCCACACCGCGCGCACCGGGCCGGAGATCACCGCGGCCGGCCTGGCCGGCAGCTGTCCGGTGTGCCGCAGCACGCTCGACGCCTTCTGCGCCATGCTGGGCATGGTGGCGGGCAATCTCGCGCTGTCGTTCGGGGCGCGCGGCGGGGTGTTCGTCGCCGGCGGCATCGCCCCGCGTCTGGTCGATTATCTCAAGCAGTCGGCATTCCGCGCGCAGTTCGAGGCCAAGGGCCGCTTCCGCGCCTACCTCCAGCCGATTCCGGTTCACGTCGTTCTGCATGGCGATCCGGCGTTCGTCGGCCTGGCGGCGATCGCGCGGGCGGGCTGAGACGGCCCCGAACTCAGCCGCGTACATTACGAAACTGCAAAAAACGGGGGATCGGCATTCAAATCTGCCGGGAAGGCGTTATGGTGCGCCAATTCGGACGCGGGCTCGACGGTCGAGCGGTGCGCCGGAATACCCCCGGACCAGAGACTGGATGCGGTTTCAACCCAACCGACGACAGGCTCGGGATGCAAAAGGACCAATCGGAGGACACGATGGCGACCACCACCAAGACCGGAAAGCCCAACGCCCTGCAAAAGCCGATGCAGCCCTCGCCGGAACTGGCCGCGGTGGTCGGCGCCGGCCCCCTGGCCCGCTCAGAAGTCGTGAGCAAGATCTGGGACTACATCAAGTCCAACAACCTGCAGAACCCGGCCAACAAGCGTGAGATCCTGGCCGACGACAAGCTGCAGAAGGTGTTCGGCCGGGACAAGGTGTCGATGTTCGAGATGAACAAGTTCATCTCCGCGCACCTGAAGTGACGCAAAACCGGCAGGTCGCGGTCGCGCTTCCTCTCGATTTTTAGCACAGGCTCTCTCGCAATGGCCGGGCTGGTCCCGGCCATTGCGGCTTCTTGCGTATCGCACGGCGTTGATGCGGCTTGCGGACGGTGATCTGCGGCAAGCCCCAGGGTGCGCGCCCGGACCATCACGGCTGATCGCAAACAGCCTCGCCGAAATCCGTGGTCGGAACCGGCGTTTTCGGCGGCCGTCTTTTCGACCCGACGGCCGATGAAATCCCCTCCCCTCGCCAACCGAGGTCGGGCCGGCGCACAGCGCGATCTCTTGCGGATACGCGTGACCCTAAACCCGCGGCGTTTGCGCCTGACCTTCCACCACCGTCAGCTCGCCTCATCCTGAGGAGCGGTCGCAAGACCGCGTCTCGAAGGATGAGGCGACGCTGACGGCGGCCTTCGGCCCATGCTTCGAGACGGCTGCGGAGCCTGTCATCGGGCGCGCCTGCGGCGCGACCCGGTGGCAGCCTCCTCAGCATGAGGCCAAGACACCATGAGCCAAGATCACCATGACGCCACGAAAGGTCAGCCTTCAGGGCCTTTGGGATTCGCGGGCTCCGGCCGGACCCGCGGACGCTGCGTCAGAACGCGTCCTCCCAGCTTCGGCTGAGGCGAACGGCGCTGTTGATCAGCCCGACCATCGAATAGGTCTGCGGAAAGTTGCCCCACAATTCGCCGGTAAGGAGATCGGCGTCCTCGGACAACAGCCCGAACGAGTTGCGGTGGCGCAGCATCTCCTCGAACAGCTCGCGCGCCTCCTGCCGGCGCCCGATCGCCCACAACGCATCGACATACCAGAAGCCGCAGATCAGGAACCCGGTCTGCATGTGGCCGAAATCGTCGGCGGTGTCGTAGCGCAGGAACAGCTTGCCGCGGCGCAGCGCCGCGCCGACTGCTTCGACGGTGGACACGAACCGCGGGTCGTCCGGCGTGACGAAGCCGAGGTCGTTCAGCAGCAGCAGCGTGGCGTCGAGCTCGTTGCCGTCGAAGGTCGACACGAACGAGTTGCGCTCCGGGTTGAACGCGCGCGCGGTGATCACCGCGTGCATGCGGTCGGCCTCGGTGCGCCAGATCGCGGCGCGCTCCGGCCGGCCGATGCCGTTCGCGATCAACGCCATGCGGTCGGCGGCGGCCCAGCACATCACGCTGGAGAAGGTGTGGACCGAGGCCTTGGTGCGCAATTCCCACGGCCCGGCGTCGGGCACGTCGAACACCGCCACCGCGCGGGCGGCCAGCCGTTCGAGACCGGCGAACAGGTCGCTTTCGCCTCTGCCGCCTCGGCGGATCAGCCGCCGGTCGAAAAATGCGTGCAC is from Blastochloris viridis and encodes:
- a CDS encoding TetR family transcriptional regulator gives rise to the protein MELRAALVEAAYALFEEKGFDETRIDDITNDVDVSARTFFRYFSSKEDVVLDYYAVEHEEIVAALKERPIDEPIITALRRATVTVTKGCEEGFYGVDGDRFRTLRALIRTHPLIRARSLEQAHSRKGELVSVIAERLGVDPRTDIKASVLAEVLEFAASAAYDIWRQPQAQGVSYYEVLDDVFGLLEGGINFIKT
- a CDS encoding ISAs1 family transposase, whose protein sequence is MSLDGLSLDALLVPEKSRLKVLLDHLSVIEDPREAWRVAHPLPEVLLLVVCGTLADCDDYEGIAEWGETHLSFLRRFLPYHHGVPGARWLTLLMNRIDPDLFAAAFTAWVRESWPDRPDLVAIDGKTSRRSHDRGAGKAPLHLVSAFATTRRLVLGQEAVADKSSETTAIPLLIERLAAAGGLDGTLISIDAIATNPTIATAIRGAKADYLLAVKANQPTLRAEIESFFAEAPAAETESVTDLDKGHGRIESRTVTVAREVDWLKGDRRFPGELRLPDVATIVRVASRAELADRCRFETRYYVSSAALSATAAAEAVRSHWAIENSLHWVLDVTFGDDQSRLRKGHGARNMAVVRHFAFNLLRAVTDKKSLRLRRKRAGWDPQYCAQVLGHRAR
- a CDS encoding anthranilate synthase family protein encodes the protein MTPSSRDADALLDAIISSAPPPYALIQRNLADGGAGLIDVLVGDSEIADTLADLATEISPPNPVLPEHGVLAIVPFRQIRERGYDYIDDGEALRLITIKDCARFPLDELLRRLPDSKIELRNERYDLDDEAYAGIARKIIHDEIGGGAGANFVLKRSYLATIDGFDNLTALSVFRSLMMLETGAYWTFIAHTGDRTFVGASPERHVSLCHGVAVMNPISGTYRYPPSGPTLEGVRSFLADSKEADELYMVVDEELKMMARICDTGGTIDGPTIKPMSRLAHTEYHITGACCLRPAEILKETLFAPTVTGSPLENACRVIKKHEPHGRGYYSGIIALIGRNSVGGHALDSAILIRTADISCEGHIRIGVGSTLVRDSNPASEAAETKTKASGLLQAMTGSGTDQAAPAAAAASRIVGQFAEFARDGVICSLLAARNSEISAFWLKDGRQRVRPQFDLAGLNAVIVDAEDAFTSMIRHQLQSLGLGVVVRRFDEPLDPDQFDLVVMGPGPGDPCDVGDPRIASLDNTIGTLLAEQRPFLAVCLSHQVLSRRLGLDLLRRAQPNQGMRRRIDLFGQRELLGFYNSFNALCAADELTTPNGNKVDVSRDAETNEVFALRSSFFVSFQFHAESVLSQDGDRIFGAHLRNIVRERAPRATHWSGHFRAFGKERQDAYDEHHR
- a CDS encoding isochorismatase family protein, with the protein product MSAIPSLISYPLPSGSSLPANITHWKVDMERAVLLIHDMQRYFVGFFDDRMRYLLINNIKILRQVLVSHKVPIAYSAQPGGMNDTERGLLKDFWGPGMKVAPEDRNVVDELRPEPGDWILTKWRYSAFFRSDLLARMKAARRDQIILCGVYAHVGVIATAVDAFSNDIKPFLVADATADFSEDFHRSTLTYAAQRCAHVTTVEEVLP
- the glk gene encoding glucokinase: MTATTTAPAPNTTLIADLGGTNARFALFGADKVGPIVRLAVADHASLPAAIASFLAKAAPAHPPTRAVLAIAGPVDDGRAVFTNADWIADAQQLGRTFGFSSVRLVNDFAAQAWALPHLGGGDLFALGGEASVPGAPMVVLGPGTGLGVAALVPTPAGGIVISTEGGHVTLPGTSPREDAIIAVLRAKLGHVSAESVLSGPGLVHLHDAIATLDGACHTARTGPEITAAGLAGSCPVCRSTLDAFCAMLGMVAGNLALSFGARGGVFVAGGIAPRLVDYLKQSAFRAQFEAKGRFRAYLQPIPVHVVLHGDPAFVGLAAIARAG
- a CDS encoding SEL1-like repeat protein, producing MARYEIAELETAAIAAGQASGDIFYRLGLMYSTGASVKTDRVTAHKWFNLAAMRGNGEAARLRRELAAEMTDAEIATALRAAREWAKTH
- a CDS encoding SWIB/MDM2 domain-containing protein; amino-acid sequence: MQKDQSEDTMATTTKTGKPNALQKPMQPSPELAAVVGAGPLARSEVVSKIWDYIKSNNLQNPANKREILADDKLQKVFGRDKVSMFEMNKFISAHLK